Within Oscillospiraceae bacterium, the genomic segment CAGGCACTCATTTGATTGAGTCCGCTTGACCTTATGCTGAATTTCGGGCAATATTGATACGGCCATACATTTTGTCCGTTTCGAGGCTCTCGAAATTCCTCGCTGTGTTCCATTTTTCTTAAAATTTCCCTGTCTGACAATGACATCACCTCTTTTGCATATAAAAAACCTACCTCTATTTTAGTTAGAAGTAGGTTAAAAATCAATATTCGTGGGACGAAACGCAATTTTGAGGGACGATTGGTTAAAATTTTTATTGACAAGGCACTTCTGCATCGTCATTTAACATAACTGCACAGGTAAAAATCTTGTTTTCCAAAGAGTAGCGTGCTTCTCCGAAATATCGCTCGGCTGACATTTTAATACTTTTAGTTCCGACACCGTTTCCTTTGCCTTTAGCTCTCTTTGGCATACCGTTTTCAAAAGGAACATCGAATGTGCAGGTGTTTTTGCAAACGATAAGAAGCTTTATGGCTTTATGATGAATTGAAAGCTCTATTCTTTTCTCTCCCTCGGAATTTTCACAGCCGTTTATGGCATTTTCAAGCATATTGCCGAGGATTGCAACAAGGTCAACATCGGATATATTGGTTTCTTCTTTCATATTTATGTCAAAAGCCATTTCTATGCCTTTTTTGCGTGCCTTTTTGTAATACGAAAAGATAATGTTATTGACAGTTTTATTTGCACAGAATTTTTGAAGTTTAGTTTCATCGCTGCGTTCATCAGTCTGTTTAAGATAATTTATAATCTCGGTATTTCCGGCAGCCTCCGCCATACTCAAAAGCATTTGGTTATGCAGTCTGTTGTCGTGGCGGATTTGTGTCGCCACGCTTTCAATTTCTTCCGTACTCTTTACTGCTTCAAGTAAAATTTTATTCTGTTGCTCAACCTCTTTTAAGTTTCTTTCTCTGCTCATTTGCTTTATAAATCTAAATATCAGCATATACACCGCTGTACAGAACAAAAGCAAGAACACAATGAAAGCAAGGCTGAATGTTGAATGGGTGCTGAATGCGTAATATATCATAAGTACGGGGAGCATAATGTAGGATAGTCCCGACACCAAAAGCAGTACACCGCTTGGCTTTTCGATTTCTTCACGATTGGCTGAAAAACGATTTTTAAGAAAATAATAGTATATTCCGAGCAGTATTATATTAAATGCCGAGCGGAGTATCCATATCGAAGGCTCCCAACCATTAAACAAGTGATTTGTCAGCACCATTACAACGACATAAACAGCCGCCCACACGCAGATATATGAAAAGAAAATGAAAAATGATTTTATAAATTTTCGTTTATCCTGCATTAAAAACACATAAAACACAATATATACAAGGCTTCCCACAATATAAAGAAGCGTAAAGGCTTTGCTTTCTACTCCGTAATTAAAAATTGTGAAGAGTGATAGAACCTCTGCTATGACAACCGACAGTGCAGCAAGCAAGCCTGTGGTTTTCTTGCTGTGAGCAGGATTTGTTGTGAGAAGATACAGCCATATTGCGTGGAAGATGTTATTCAATAAATTATTTATAATTGCATTGGTTGTTCCAAGCATCACACGATACCTCCCATATTGTAATAATCATAATACCTTTTCTCAAGCTCGGCATAACACCTACGGGGAATTTGCACCGTTTCGCCGTACTTAAAATATATTGTCTGCGGTGTTATCCTTACAACATAATCAAGATTGACAATAAAAGAAACACCAAGACGATAAAAATTATTTGCTTCTTCAAGCATTTCGTAAATGGCTTGATTGGTCATTCTTGTTTTTTCAATTTCTCTGTTTTTAATATGTATATTTTGATAGTTTTTTTGTGCTTCAATATATACAATGCTATCAAGGTCAACTCTTACAGCACCCGTACCGCTTGGAACGGTGATATGTTTCTCTGCCTTGTTTTTTTCGCTTATAGCAATATCCATTGCGTTACAAAAAGCATCGTAGGTGACGGGCTTTACAAGATAATGAATTGCATTTACGCCAAAGGCATCAATGCCATGATCAGTAGATGTCGAAACAAAAACAATACGGCTTTTTTTACCTTGCTGTTTCGTTTTCCTTGCTAAATCAATTCCATTTAAGGCTTTCATATAAATATCCAAAAAAATTATATCAAAGCTATCTGTATCGCAAATTACCGAACGTATTTCATCAGGCTCCGAAAAGCCAAAAGCGGAAATCTGCATTTGATTATCATTAGCATAGCGTTCTATATGTAATTTTAATTTTTCAATTTCATCGACAATATCATCACATATTGCAACCTTTATCATCTGCAAGACCTCCTTTCACTTACTTGACTTAACAATTATATCACTAAAATGTGTTTTTTTCAAGAATTTGGAGCTGATTTTGTCATTTTGCCGATAACTTTTTTACAACTCCAATTCATCATCACGGCTCTTGCGTTTTTGTTTGCGTTCTGCTCGTCTTTTTTCTTGT encodes:
- a CDS encoding GHKL domain-containing protein, with translation MLGTTNAIINNLLNNIFHAIWLYLLTTNPAHSKKTTGLLAALSVVIAEVLSLFTIFNYGVESKAFTLLYIVGSLVYIVFYVFLMQDKRKFIKSFFIFFSYICVWAAVYVVVMVLTNHLFNGWEPSIWILRSAFNIILLGIYYYFLKNRFSANREEIEKPSGVLLLVSGLSYIMLPVLMIYYAFSTHSTFSLAFIVFLLLFCTAVYMLIFRFIKQMSRERNLKEVEQQNKILLEAVKSTEEIESVATQIRHDNRLHNQMLLSMAEAAGNTEIINYLKQTDERSDETKLQKFCANKTVNNIIFSYYKKARKKGIEMAFDINMKEETNISDVDLVAILGNMLENAINGCENSEGEKRIELSIHHKAIKLLIVCKNTCTFDVPFENGMPKRAKGKGNGVGTKSIKMSAERYFGEARYSLENKIFTCAVMLNDDAEVPCQ
- a CDS encoding response regulator transcription factor, with product MIKVAICDDIVDEIEKLKLHIERYANDNQMQISAFGFSEPDEIRSVICDTDSFDIIFLDIYMKALNGIDLARKTKQQGKKSRIVFVSTSTDHGIDAFGVNAIHYLVKPVTYDAFCNAMDIAISEKNKAEKHITVPSGTGAVRVDLDSIVYIEAQKNYQNIHIKNREIEKTRMTNQAIYEMLEEANNFYRLGVSFIVNLDYVVRITPQTIYFKYGETVQIPRRCYAELEKRYYDYYNMGGIV